One stretch of Pelmatolapia mariae isolate MD_Pm_ZW linkage group LG3_W, Pm_UMD_F_2, whole genome shotgun sequence DNA includes these proteins:
- the LOC134624148 gene encoding interferon-induced protein 44-like, whose translation MGSSSSKTAPPSPLLENPWRQINFGKNPTDQHFVENYKPQVEEQKLRILLYGPFGAGKSSFINSVNTVLQKRVHREVLVENISGTSCTKEYRTYRIRNGNTFYPFVLNDMAGFKITSRRQRRIHVKDVKQALKGRINDGYKFNPENKLSKDDRYYNRAPTENDKVHVLVCVVDANTVSLMNDATVEVMQDVRDEASDLGIPQVAIFTKIDEAFPEINDYVTDVYKSKSLQQKIQQFSKRVGTPIHSIFPVKNYHSETELNPAIDAIIMNALRNIIEIGNDSLNEKLQSQS comes from the exons ATGGGTTCTTCGTCTTCAAAAACAGCTCCTCCATCTCCAC TTCTTGAAAACCCATGGAGGCAAATTAACTTTGG AAAGAACCCAACTGACCAGCATTTTGTGGAGAACTACAAACCTCAGGTTGAAGAACAAAAGCTTAGGATCCTCCTTTATGGTCCATTTGGAGCTGGAAAATCTAGTTTCATCAATTCTGTAAACACTGTCTTACAAAAGAGAGTACATCGTGAGGTTTTGGTGGAGAACATATCTGGTACCAGCTGCACCAAAGAG TATAGAACCTACAGGATCCGGAATGGAAACACCTTTTACCCTTTTGTCCTAAATGACATGGCGGGGTTCAAAATCACCAGCAGAAGACAGAGAAGAATTCATGTGAAAGATGTCAAACAGGCACTGAAGGGTCGCATAAATGATGGTTACAAG TTCAACCCTGAAAATAAACTGTCAAAAGATGATAGATACTACAACAGAGCTCCAACTGAGAACGACAAAGTGCACGTTTTGGTTTGTGTTGTTGATGCCAACACTGTATCTCTGATGAATGATGCCACTGTGGAGGTAATGCAGGATGTCAGAGATGAAGCCAGTGATCTGG GGATTCCACAAGTGGCAATTTTTACCAAAATTGACGAGGCTTTTCCTGAGATAAACGATTATGTGACAGATGTCTACAAGAGCAAATCTCTGCAGCAAAAG atTCAGCAGTTCAGCAAACGTGTGGGCACCCCTATTCACTCTATTTTTCCAGTGAAGAACTACCATTCAGAAACAGAACTGAATCCTGCCATTGATGCCATAATAATGAACGCCCTGAGAAACATCATTGAAATTGGAAATGACTCTCTCAACGAAAAGTTACAATCCCAGAGCTAG